The genomic region ACACTGGTTTTTTTCGTGAACAAATTAAAATGTAGCAGAAATTGTTGTATCCTACTTACTAAAATGTCCGCTAACCCATGAAATGTTCCATGGAACCATCTGGCAGAGAAACTGCTAAATTTAATCAGTAGCAATGAAAGAGAATTTCGAGGATGTCGTAGATATAGAGAATAAAAAAAACAAAATGCTTTTCAATAATATCCATTGGGCTGGGATAATATTTTACAGgattgatttgttgaagaaaatattCAAACATTGAGATCTGAAGAAAACCCAGAATCTTCCATACGACTTGAGAGCCTATTTAACAAATATGTTCCGACATTCGAACCAATTCATTAGACAAATtcatattataaaattaaatgCTTTATTTCAAAGCTAACATGGCTTGTTACATGATAGTGATTCTCTGCACCAAGTAGCTGGATAAAACTCCAGACTCTCGACATAACTAGTAAAAATAAGAAGGATTAAACACTTCATAATTGATTTACTACAAACATTATCTTTTATAGCAACACTCCAGCCCAATCCATACTCTGCAACCAATTTTATTCATTAAAATCTTAGAAGGGTATTCGAAATGATAATGCCACGATAAAGAAAAGCGAAAAAAAAATACCTGGAGTAGTATAAGCAACGTTGTTGTACTCGGCGAATCTAACGAGCTATCCTTCCCCACAGGTAATTGTAAGATAGGTACAGCTTCGTCAACTTCTATCATCCCTCTAAACTCACAGGGATTTCCCCTGTTAATTTGTTGTGCGCTAGATAAATATATCTCAGATGCTGGAGGCTGCCAAAGATTTCTGGTATTTTTCCACTTAGTTGGTTTTCTGACAACTGAAGGACCTCCAACTTCTGACATCCCTCTAAACTAACAGGTATCTCCCCTGTTAACTTGTTCTGCTCAAGATAGAGATTATTTAGCTGCTGGAGGCTGTCAAGAGAATCTGGTATTTTTCCACGGAGCTGGTTTTCTGACAATTCTAAATTAACCAATTTTGAAAGATTTCCCAAAGAGCTGGGAATGGTGCTTGATAAGTTATTTGTAAAAAGGTGAAGATATTTAAGGTCAACGAGCATGCCCAATTCGTGAGGAATGGGACCTTGGAGATAGTTTCCGAATAGATATAATTCGGTCACTTTTGAGAGATTTCCCAAAGAGCTGGGAATGATGCCTGATAAACTATTGTTAAAGAGGTAAAGAGTTTGCAGGTGAGTTAGCATGCCCAATTTAGTGGGGATGGAACCTGTGAGAAGGTTTCCTGACAACTCCAAATCGctcaattttgagagatttccgAAAGATCTGGGAATGTTGTCCGATAAGTTATTTCCCCACAGGGAAAGAACCTGTAGTTGAGTGAGCATACCCAATTCAGGGGGAATGGCACCTGTCAGATCATTTTTCTCCAATGTCAATTCAACCAAGGCGGACAGATTTCCTAAGGAACGGGGAATGCTACCCGTGAGATTGTTTCCTCCTAAGTAAAGATACTTCAACTTGTGAGATCACTCAGCTGTGGCGGAATGCTGCCATGGAGTTGGTTATAAGAGAGATCCAATTCATCCAAACAGCGGCAAGCGTAGAGAGAAGGGGGAATTGTTCCTTGTAATCGATTGTTCTGCAGCCATAGTTTCTGCATACGAAGAAGTTGGTTGAGTTAAGCTGGAATGTGACCTGTCAGGGCGTTGTTGGAGAGATCGAAGTATTGAAGAGAGGATAGTTGGCTAAGTTGAGGTGGAATTTCACCAGTGAGAACATTTTCTGAAATATCTAAGTCAgtcaattttgagagatttccgAAAGAGCTGGGAATGGTACCTGATAAATTATTTGTGAAAAGCGAAAGAAATTGCAGGTCAGTGAGCATGCCCAATTCAGGGGGAATGGTACCTGTCAGATCATTTTCTGCCAATTCCAAATAAACTAACGCGGAAAAATTTCCTAATGAATGGGGAATGGTAGCTGTGAGATTGTTTGCTCCTAAGTAAATATACTTGAGGCTTGTGAGGCAACCCAGCTCAGGCGGAATGCTGCCATGCAATCGGTTATAAGTGAGTGCCAGGAAATACAAACTGCGGCAATCAGATAGAGAGGGCGGAATTGTTCCTTGTAATTGATTGTTGTACAGCAAGAGTTTCTGCATACGGGAAAGCTGGCCGAGCTGAGGTGGAAAGTGACCAGTGAGGGCATTGACGGAGAGATCGAGGTGTTGAAGAGAGGATAGTCAGCCGAGTTGAGGTGGAAtcgtaccagtgagggcattggcCGAGAGATCGAGGGATCGAAGAGAGGAGAGATTCTCTAAGATAGGAGAGATGGTGTCGCCTAAATTCATAGACGACAAATTGAGGGCAAGGACAGAGTGAGAGGAGGGATCTCAGGTAAGACCAGACCAATTGCAGAGGGGTATTTGGGGTGTCCAGTCGGGCAGAGAATTGGTGCTATTGTGGGAAATGGCGTCTTTGAACCGCAAGAGCAATTGCTGTTGTTGGTGCTGATTATGGAGTGATTGAGGTAGAGCAGAGATTGAAAAGATGGAAATGGAGAGCACCATTAAAGGGAAGAAAACAAGAGGAGCCATGGTAAAGCAGTTTAAAGCGGCGGGGGAGGACAAAACACACAAGGCGATACAATTGATTGTATTGAATGGAATAGGCATGGAAAAATAAATACATGGTGTGACAATTTTCTTTTAATCCTTTCACATTGGTGGTAAAGGAGTGGACGTTCACAACATTTACTTTACTATTTTTATTACATTGAATGATACGATTTACTACAGCAATGGAAAGATTGTAGTAGGAGGACAAAATGGCGTGATGTTTGAAGACATTGAGGAAATTGACTCACTTTCCTCACCCAAAAATCCTAGTTGAAGTATTGAGCGATAAAATCCCTAAATGAATGGTATCCATAACATGTGGGCTTGAAATGGCACGATCTTCTAGACTATAGATACAATTATACACACTATAAGACCTGTAAGTAAACATTACTATTTTGAATGGTAAATAAAATGCAAACAATTTCAACAGGTGTATGAAATGACTTTTCAAAACAAAGGACTGAGAATGCAAGACCTACCTCCAAGTTTCAAGTGCAATCTTCTCCTCCTGTCAGTGATGAACAAGTTTAACCCCCTTCTAGAAACAAAAGTATAAGGTTGCAAAAAGGATAAAGGAATTTGTGAAAAATGGACACAGCCACACTGGTGCACATGCATGCAATAAAGAAATGTACTTACAATTGTCCAACGCACAATCCCAAATGCAGGTAAGATCAATAATAGGAAATGCACATGAATCTTTGAAACAACAGAGCTTGACCAGATATCCAATATTATGTTGGAAATTAAATCCAACTATCAACATTTATTTCTCCTCAATAGACTCTCTTCTGCTGCCATTTTCGATCTTCCAGATATCCTTCATACGTGTGAGACGTCTCTTCTCTacctcaaattttaaaaaaataaaaatataatgcatAATCTCCTTCCCTATCCTCACACGTTGTAGTTGTAAATGCAGAGTTAGATGCTTTCATATGTTTTTTTCTTGTTTGATAGAGTAGGGGATTCACTACCCTCAAGACGATGAGGTCTTAAGGAGAAAATGACCCCTACGTTTTCTCACATTACCAGCACTTTGGTGAGCTGAGGGGGACGATATAGAAGAACTAAAGTTAACTATTCTAGTTGTACTTATAAACATGAAATGTCAAATAACTAGAAAATAAAGAATGATAAAAATATTTTGCCTATGAGAATCTAAAACTTAAAATATGCACCTTTTACCATCAGATTGGTGAAGTCTCAGCCTCAAATGCTAACAAACCATGGGAATGTTTGTGCACCACTCTATTCTGTATACGTACAAATCAAAGAAAAGAACCAAAAAATGTACTTAAAAGATCTCCACTCTCCACGAACCTATCTGCCACCTACACACACTGAGATAGGGAAAAATGTTGGGGCTATGAAGGTTtttttgcctcagtcaaactctTGTTTCAGTGTTTCCACCTTCATGGACAATCCAATAGTTAGATTTGGCTAAAAAGAGACCACGTAATAGAAACAATCCTTTCTTAAtagaggaaaacccctattactagaaattaaatgataaatgattaaATACAAATAGATGATAAATTCATCTAGATGTTTGATAAaaacaatattgcattataacacaATACATACAAGAGATAAGAGAGAAAGGAGACCATTACATAGCAAAGACCTCTCAATTTAGATGGCAACATGATAGTGCTTGAGAGAAGACTT from Cryptomeria japonica chromosome 3, Sugi_1.0, whole genome shotgun sequence harbors:
- the LOC131069560 gene encoding probable leucine-rich repeat receptor-like protein kinase At1g35710, translated to MQKLLLYNNQLQGTIPPSLSDCRSLYFLALTYNRLHGSIPPELGCLTSLKYIYLGANNLTATIPHSLGNFSALVYLELAENDLTGTIPPELGMLTDLQFLSLFTNNLSGTIPSSFGNLSKLTDLDISENVLTGEIPPQLSQLSSLQYFDLSNNALTGGNNLTGSIPRSLGNLSALVELTLEKNDLTGAIPPELGMLTQLQVLSLWGNNLSDNIPRSFGNLSKLSDLELSGNLLTGSIPTKLGMLTHLQTLYLFNNSLSGIIPSSLGNLSKVTELYLFGNYLQGPIPHELGMLVDLKYLHLFTNNLSSTIPSSLGNLSKLVNLELSENQLRGKIPDSLDSLQQLNNLYLEQNKLTGEIPVSLEGCQKLEVLQLSENQLSGKIPEIFGSLQHLRYIYLAHNKLTGEIPVSLEG